A region of Rhodospirillales bacterium DNA encodes the following proteins:
- a CDS encoding HAMP domain-containing protein, whose product MAASGKANIGSTARIGLAAKLFAILILLGATGVLITGVLGYVRARDALEEATYNQLTAARKTKTRQIEAHFRQVRDEVRLLAATRMVVDATRAFTAAVDKLDRIDVPFELRRKVGEWYASNYVPALARATGEERNLPDYLPVGPASYHLQYHYVVANPHERTRRDLLVDPGDGSAYSAVHAAYHPLMREAAATVGFVDFMLADRSGRLVYTVDKEVDFATSLHGGPYRLSNAAAAAARCAGAADRSTTCLEDFAFYAPGRGEPTTFLAAPVVDGGVVIGVLIAQLSIAEIDGVMTGDRRWPQEGFGATGEAYLVGADHRLRSGPRAFYEDREAYLAGLKAKGERESVIDAIRRYDTPVLLQIVETRGSRAGLAGSEGTGENVDHRGVPVLASWGPVAVPGVRWAVVAKIDIAEAFAPIHRLRRDLATVGGLALLVVVATGAWLSRALLGPLRELTAGVTRFASGDYDAKVAVRTRDEIGQLCAAFNGMVDELRGKNVVIERKNQENEELLLNVLPAPIANRLRGGEAGIADGFAEVTVAFADLVGFTAMTSEMPPQEVVTLLNGLFTRFDIAAADLGIEKIKTVGDAYMAVCGLPDPVADHAERMVRMAIRMVHITREHALEHRVSMKLRVGVNSGPVVAGIIGKSKYIYDLWGDTVNLASRMESGGVPDSVQVTRPVYERLKDQFSFEPRGGIEVKGKGVVEAWLLRL is encoded by the coding sequence ATGGCGGCGTCCGGCAAGGCGAACATCGGCTCCACCGCGCGCATTGGGCTCGCGGCGAAGCTATTCGCCATTCTGATCCTCTTGGGAGCGACCGGCGTGCTGATCACGGGCGTGCTCGGCTACGTCCGCGCCCGCGACGCGCTCGAGGAAGCGACCTACAACCAGCTCACGGCGGCCCGCAAGACCAAGACGCGCCAGATCGAAGCCCACTTCCGCCAGGTGCGTGACGAGGTGCGGCTTCTCGCCGCGACCAGGATGGTTGTCGACGCGACGCGCGCGTTCACCGCCGCCGTCGACAAACTCGACCGCATCGATGTTCCGTTCGAACTGCGCCGCAAGGTCGGAGAGTGGTACGCGAGCAACTACGTGCCGGCGCTCGCCCGTGCCACCGGCGAGGAAAGAAACCTTCCCGACTACCTTCCCGTCGGCCCGGCTTCATACCATCTCCAGTACCACTACGTCGTCGCGAACCCGCACGAGCGTACCCGGCGCGACCTGCTCGTCGATCCGGGCGATGGCAGCGCGTATAGCGCGGTGCACGCTGCTTACCATCCATTGATGCGCGAGGCCGCCGCGACCGTCGGGTTCGTGGATTTCATGCTGGCCGACCGATCCGGCCGCCTCGTCTACACGGTCGACAAGGAGGTGGATTTCGCCACCTCGCTCCACGGGGGCCCGTACCGGCTCTCCAACGCCGCCGCCGCCGCCGCCCGCTGCGCGGGCGCCGCGGACAGGTCGACGACCTGCCTTGAGGATTTCGCCTTCTATGCGCCGGGCCGCGGCGAGCCGACAACCTTCCTGGCCGCGCCCGTGGTCGACGGAGGTGTCGTCATCGGCGTCTTGATCGCGCAATTGTCGATCGCGGAGATAGACGGCGTGATGACCGGCGACCGGCGCTGGCCGCAGGAGGGATTCGGCGCGACCGGCGAGGCGTATCTCGTCGGCGCCGATCACCGCCTGCGCTCTGGACCGCGGGCGTTCTACGAGGACCGCGAGGCCTACCTCGCGGGGCTGAAGGCGAAGGGAGAGCGGGAGTCCGTCATCGACGCGATCCGGCGGTACGATACCCCGGTCCTGCTCCAGATCGTCGAAACGCGGGGCTCTCGCGCGGGGCTCGCGGGCAGCGAGGGCACCGGTGAGAACGTCGACCATCGCGGCGTTCCGGTCCTCGCCTCGTGGGGCCCTGTAGCCGTGCCGGGCGTGAGATGGGCGGTCGTCGCCAAGATCGACATCGCGGAGGCGTTCGCGCCGATCCACCGGCTGCGGCGGGATCTGGCGACCGTCGGCGGTCTCGCGCTGCTGGTGGTCGTCGCGACCGGCGCGTGGTTGTCGCGCGCGCTGCTCGGACCGCTGCGCGAGCTCACCGCCGGCGTGACGCGGTTCGCGTCGGGCGACTACGACGCCAAGGTGGCGGTGCGCACGCGCGACGAGATCGGGCAGCTCTGCGCCGCCTTCAACGGCATGGTCGACGAGCTGCGCGGCAAGAACGTCGTCATCGAGCGCAAGAATCAGGAGAACGAGGAGCTGCTGCTCAACGTCCTGCCGGCGCCGATCGCCAACCGGCTGCGTGGCGGCGAGGCGGGCATCGCCGACGGCTTCGCCGAGGTCACCGTCGCCTTCGCCGACCTGGTCGGCTTCACGGCGATGACGTCGGAGATGCCGCCCCAGGAGGTCGTGACCCTTCTCAACGGGCTGTTCACGCGCTTCGACATCGCCGCCGCCGATCTCGGCATCGAGAAGATCAAGACCGTCGGCGACGCCTACATGGCGGTGTGCGGCCTGCCCGACCCGGTGGCCGACCACGCCGAGCGCATGGTGCGCATGGCGATCCGCATGGTCCACATCACGCGCGAGCACGCCTTGGAGCACCGCGTCTCGATGAAGCTGCGCGTCGGCGTCAACAGCGGACCGGTGGTCGCCGGCATCATCGGCAAGAGCAAGTACATCTACGATCTGTGGGGCGACACCGTGAACCTGGCCAGCCGGATGGAATCCGGCGGCGTGCCGGATTCGGTCCAGGTCACGCGTCCGGTCTACGAGCGGCTGAAAGACCAGTTCTCGTTCGAGCCGCGCGGCGGGATAGAGGTGAAAGGCAAGGGCGTGGTCGAAGCCTGGCTCCTCAGGCTGTAG
- a CDS encoding OmpA family protein — protein sequence MKMKIAALAAAALIAAPLSVSAQMNQPGFYIAAGGGLNHVNFPRTSSEKLGFNITAVVGYDFIGPMVEVEGGYRRNTVASTGLNQWTGMLNALYEFNPESNWRFHLGLGAGVDYLQASSGGLSANATKFAAQALIGMRIGLGDGFFLRTNLYAMNVFVPQKDITNFGGRIMIGYKFGPAMSVAPPPPPPAPSTNYIVFFDFDRANITPQAMTTIKQAAAAATAGKKTRIGVTGHADRSGNDAYNMALSLRRANAVKDALVREGIPAANIAVVGRGESQPLVATADGVREPQNRRVEIVLN from the coding sequence ATGAAGATGAAGATCGCGGCGCTCGCTGCCGCGGCGCTGATCGCGGCGCCGTTGTCCGTCAGCGCGCAGATGAATCAGCCCGGCTTCTACATCGCCGCCGGCGGTGGGTTGAACCATGTCAACTTCCCGCGCACGTCGAGCGAGAAGCTCGGGTTCAACATCACAGCGGTCGTCGGCTACGACTTTATCGGTCCGATGGTCGAGGTCGAGGGCGGCTACCGGCGGAACACCGTCGCCAGCACCGGCCTGAACCAGTGGACCGGCATGTTGAACGCCCTCTACGAGTTCAACCCCGAGTCGAACTGGCGCTTCCACCTCGGCCTCGGCGCCGGTGTCGACTATCTGCAGGCGTCGTCGGGCGGCCTCAGCGCGAACGCGACCAAGTTCGCCGCGCAGGCCCTGATCGGCATGCGGATCGGGCTGGGCGACGGGTTCTTCCTGCGCACCAACCTGTACGCGATGAACGTGTTCGTCCCGCAGAAGGACATCACGAACTTCGGCGGCCGGATCATGATCGGCTACAAGTTCGGCCCCGCGATGAGCGTCGCGCCGCCGCCGCCGCCGCCGGCCCCGTCGACCAACTACATCGTGTTCTTCGACTTCGACCGGGCGAACATCACGCCGCAGGCGATGACGACGATCAAGCAGGCCGCCGCCGCCGCGACCGCGGGTAAGAAGACCCGCATCGGCGTCACCGGTCACGCCGACCGTTCGGGCAACGACGCCTACAACATGGCCCTGTCGCTGCGCCGCGCCAACGCCGTCAAGGACGCGCTCGTCCGCGAGGGCATCCCGGCCGCCAACATCGCGGTCGTCGGCCGTGGCGAGAGCCAGCCGCTGGTCGCGACCGCCGATGGCGTCCGCGAGCCGCAGAACCGTCGTGTCGAGATCGTGCTGAACTAA
- a CDS encoding DUF3313 family protein, with protein MSVEPTVVVSRRRMLTAVAVVGGVGVAGCDMLKAKPAPTTSFVAAEPMYHDPALPFQRVWRRPDLNWDKYRKLYVAPVDTNHMLRMTEWQEGVRRAEIESDVRNLAVYTQNALKKAFREDPKRRLRVLETTDAAADTLSLEVALIEVVPSKVVLNMLQHVPWGVGLGISAVRGIAGDKSTVAIEARLRDASSGLILAAMADREAQVIAPGNLRGLTWYGHAHQIINNWADQFVKVVNRDRAAGQVIDDTRPFTLRPW; from the coding sequence ATGAGCGTGGAGCCGACGGTGGTCGTGTCGCGGCGCCGGATGCTAACCGCGGTCGCCGTCGTCGGTGGCGTCGGCGTCGCCGGCTGCGACATGCTGAAGGCGAAGCCGGCGCCGACGACCAGCTTCGTCGCCGCGGAGCCGATGTACCACGACCCCGCGCTGCCGTTTCAGAGGGTCTGGCGGCGGCCGGACTTGAACTGGGACAAGTACCGCAAGCTCTACGTGGCGCCCGTCGACACGAACCACATGCTGCGCATGACGGAGTGGCAGGAAGGCGTCCGTCGCGCCGAGATCGAGAGCGATGTCCGCAACCTGGCAGTGTACACCCAGAACGCCCTCAAGAAGGCGTTCCGCGAGGATCCGAAGCGCCGCCTCCGGGTGCTCGAGACGACCGACGCGGCGGCCGACACGCTGTCGCTCGAGGTCGCGTTGATCGAAGTGGTGCCGAGCAAGGTCGTCCTCAACATGCTGCAGCACGTTCCGTGGGGCGTGGGCCTGGGCATCTCGGCCGTCCGCGGTATCGCCGGCGACAAGAGCACGGTGGCGATCGAGGCGCGTCTGCGCGACGCCTCGTCGGGTCTGATCCTGGCGGCCATGGCCGACCGGGAGGCGCAGGTGATCGCGCCGGGCAATCTGCGCGGACTGACTTGGTACGGCCATGCGCACCAGATCATCAACAACTGGGCGGACCAGTTCGTCAAAGTCGTCAATCGCGACCGCGCCGCCGGCCAGGTCATCGACGACACGCGGCCGTTCACGCTCCGCCCCTGGTAG
- a CDS encoding DUF2950 family protein, with protein sequence MAAVVEAVRANDPERFKSLFGPEAQFFVGLTEPERSAAQRLRFLALAEEAVNLVAKDENTRVVQIGKVAWPLAIPITRSGQTWQFDLVAGKDEILNRVVGENELAAIEACGAYVRAQLEYMLADRDGDGVFEYAQRFGSSPGKRDGLYWEGERQSDRGPLPSWFANAAFDPAVPGVAAVKRDPSYGYLFRILTRQGAAAPGGAHGYVINGNMIAGHAMVAFPERWGESGVMTFIVGVNGRVYQKNLGPNTAALARQLAEFNPDATWKPVAE encoded by the coding sequence GTGGCCGCCGTGGTCGAGGCCGTTCGGGCCAACGACCCCGAGCGGTTCAAGTCGCTGTTCGGGCCGGAAGCGCAGTTCTTCGTGGGTTTGACGGAACCCGAGCGTTCAGCTGCGCAACGCCTGCGCTTCCTCGCGTTGGCGGAGGAGGCCGTGAACCTCGTGGCCAAGGACGAGAACACGCGGGTCGTGCAGATCGGCAAGGTCGCGTGGCCGCTGGCGATCCCGATCACGCGCAGCGGCCAGACGTGGCAGTTCGACCTGGTCGCCGGCAAGGACGAGATCCTCAACCGCGTCGTCGGCGAGAACGAGCTGGCCGCGATCGAGGCGTGCGGCGCGTACGTCCGCGCGCAGCTCGAGTACATGCTCGCCGACCGCGACGGCGACGGTGTTTTCGAGTACGCGCAACGGTTCGGCAGCTCGCCGGGCAAGCGTGACGGGCTGTACTGGGAAGGCGAGCGTCAGAGCGACCGCGGGCCGCTGCCGTCGTGGTTCGCGAACGCGGCCTTCGATCCCGCGGTGCCCGGCGTCGCCGCCGTCAAGCGTGATCCCTCCTATGGCTACCTGTTCCGGATCCTCACGCGCCAAGGCGCGGCGGCGCCCGGCGGCGCCCATGGCTACGTCATCAACGGCAACATGATCGCGGGGCACGCCATGGTCGCGTTTCCCGAGCGTTGGGGCGAGTCCGGCGTGATGACGTTCATCGTCGGCGTCAATGGACGCGTCTACCAGAAGAACCTTGGACCGAACACCGCGGCGCTGGCGCGGCAGCTCGCTGAATTCAACCCCGACGCGACCTGGAAGCCGGTCGCCGAGTAG
- a CDS encoding DUF3300 domain-containing protein, with product MTFFSTMPSARWSPPRMRSSAISMIALLAMMSASSAVFAQAQPAATPSAAAPAPAPAAQPELLSAEALDKMLAPIALYPDALLAQMLPASAYPIDIVKAHRWIVKNKAAVDKQDFTDADKQDWDISVKSMARFPDLIKKMSDDLDWTTDLGEAFVEQPKDVSDSIQRLRKKAKESGALRSTPEQTVLEKGGAVVIQPAKTEVIYVPQYNPEQVYSGSTVAAAGLIGFGAGILLGAALADDDYWDWRGGYVYPPVWARPPGYYPGYRPGYNPPGYNPPGYRPGVNPPGYNPPGVGVPWRPDPYRYRPSTRPAGVGGPVGVGGVGGPGRPGGVGGPGGVGGPGGVGSVGGPGGPGGVGGPGGPGGVGGPGRPGGVGSPGGAVARPQAPAARPQAPAARPAGVPQRSAFEHVGNTQRTQAQSSRGASSRAAAGQGGGRGRWRWRWRWSRRRWRRRWRWPALGRQPPPMPDFAPRDRFGD from the coding sequence ATGACGTTCTTCTCCACGATGCCGTCGGCGCGTTGGTCGCCGCCCCGCATGCGCTCGAGCGCGATTTCGATGATCGCGCTGCTCGCGATGATGTCGGCGTCGTCCGCCGTGTTCGCGCAGGCGCAGCCGGCCGCGACGCCGTCGGCGGCGGCGCCCGCGCCCGCGCCCGCGGCGCAGCCCGAGCTCTTGAGCGCCGAGGCGCTCGACAAGATGCTCGCGCCGATCGCCTTGTATCCCGACGCCCTTCTGGCGCAGATGCTGCCGGCGTCGGCGTACCCCATCGACATCGTCAAAGCGCACCGCTGGATCGTCAAGAACAAGGCCGCGGTCGACAAACAGGACTTCACTGACGCCGACAAGCAGGACTGGGACATCAGCGTCAAGTCGATGGCGCGCTTCCCCGATCTCATCAAGAAGATGAGCGACGACCTCGACTGGACCACCGATCTCGGCGAGGCGTTCGTCGAGCAGCCGAAGGACGTCTCGGACTCGATCCAGCGCCTGCGCAAGAAGGCCAAGGAGTCCGGCGCGCTGCGGTCGACCCCGGAGCAGACGGTCCTCGAGAAGGGCGGCGCCGTCGTGATCCAGCCAGCCAAGACCGAGGTCATCTACGTACCGCAATACAATCCCGAGCAGGTCTACTCCGGCTCAACGGTGGCCGCCGCCGGCCTCATCGGGTTCGGCGCCGGGATCCTGCTCGGCGCTGCGCTGGCGGACGACGATTACTGGGATTGGCGCGGCGGCTACGTGTATCCGCCGGTGTGGGCGCGTCCCCCGGGGTACTATCCCGGGTATCGTCCGGGCTACAACCCACCGGGGTACAACCCGCCGGGATATCGCCCGGGCGTGAATCCGCCAGGCTACAACCCGCCCGGCGTCGGCGTGCCGTGGCGTCCTGATCCCTACCGGTACCGGCCGTCGACCCGCCCCGCAGGTGTCGGCGGGCCCGTCGGTGTCGGTGGCGTGGGTGGTCCCGGCCGTCCCGGTGGCGTCGGCGGACCCGGCGGCGTGGGGGGGCCGGGTGGCGTCGGTAGCGTCGGTGGTCCCGGCGGGCCGGGCGGCGTAGGCGGCCCCGGTGGCCCTGGAGGGGTAGGCGGTCCGGGTCGGCCAGGCGGTGTCGGCAGTCCGGGCGGCGCCGTCGCACGGCCTCAGGCGCCAGCCGCGCGGCCCCAGGCGCCGGCCGCGCGACCTGCCGGGGTACCGCAGCGCTCCGCGTTCGAGCATGTCGGCAACACGCAACGGACCCAGGCGCAAAGCAGCCGTGGCGCCTCCAGCCGCGCGGCCGCCGGACAGGGCGGCGGTCGGGGGCGGTGGCGGTGGCGGTGGCGGTGGTCGCGGCGGCGGTGGCGGAGGCGGTGGCGGTGGCCGGCGTTAGGACGACAACCACCTCCGATGCCGGACTTCGCGCCGCGCGACAGATTTGGAGACTGA
- a CDS encoding patatin-like phospholipase family protein — MPGVRYSSPEHMKRLEQDALESVQRDLAHRKAMGQTGPLPAAEFLAISGGGEDGAFGAGLLLGWTAHGSRPTFKLVTGVSTGALSAPFAFLGPKYDPQLREVYTRITAKDILEPRGMLRAIFSDAMSDTTPLQRLVQRLMNADMMKDIAAEHAKGRILLIGSTNLDGRHGVIWNVTKIAASGHPGALDLIHRILVASAAVPGAFPPVMIDVEVDGRRYQEMHVDGGATAQVFVYPPSLHVGELSRQHQITRQRRMYVIRNARLDADWAQVDRRLMSIAGRSISSLIQTQGVGDLYKISAEAKRDGIDFNLAFIPSTFKVELKEPFDTVYMNALFEVGYDLGKRGYVWNKAPPGMAGSAPPATR; from the coding sequence ATACCCGGCGTCCGCTACTCGTCGCCGGAGCACATGAAGCGGCTCGAGCAGGACGCCTTGGAATCGGTGCAGCGGGACCTCGCCCACCGCAAGGCCATGGGCCAGACCGGCCCGCTGCCGGCCGCCGAGTTTCTCGCGATCTCCGGCGGTGGCGAGGACGGCGCCTTCGGCGCCGGCCTGCTGCTGGGCTGGACGGCGCACGGGTCGCGGCCGACATTCAAGCTCGTCACCGGCGTAAGCACCGGCGCGTTAAGCGCGCCGTTCGCCTTCCTCGGCCCCAAGTACGACCCCCAGCTCCGCGAGGTCTATACGCGGATCACCGCCAAGGACATCCTGGAGCCCCGTGGCATGCTGCGGGCCATCTTCAGCGACGCGATGTCGGACACCACTCCGCTGCAGCGCCTGGTCCAGCGGCTGATGAACGCCGACATGATGAAGGACATCGCGGCGGAGCACGCCAAGGGGCGCATCCTGCTGATCGGATCGACGAACCTCGACGGCCGCCACGGCGTGATCTGGAACGTCACCAAGATCGCCGCCAGCGGCCATCCCGGCGCGCTCGACCTGATCCACAGGATTCTCGTGGCGTCGGCGGCCGTGCCGGGCGCGTTCCCGCCGGTCATGATCGACGTCGAGGTCGACGGCAGGCGCTACCAGGAGATGCACGTCGACGGCGGCGCCACGGCGCAGGTGTTCGTCTACCCGCCGAGCCTCCACGTCGGAGAGTTGTCCCGCCAGCACCAGATCACACGCCAGCGGCGCATGTACGTCATCCGCAACGCCCGGCTCGATGCCGACTGGGCGCAGGTCGACCGCCGGTTGATGTCGATCGCCGGGCGGTCGATCTCGTCGCTCATCCAGACCCAGGGGGTTGGCGATCTCTACAAGATCTCCGCCGAGGCCAAGCGCGACGGAATCGATTTCAACCTCGCGTTCATCCCCTCGACGTTCAAGGTGGAGCTCAAGGAGCCCTTCGACACCGTCTACATGAACGCGCTGTTCGAGGTCGGCTACGACCTGGGCAAACGCGGCTACGTCTGGAACAAGGCGCCACCGGGAATGGCGGGGTCGGCACCGCCCGCCACGCGCTGA
- a CDS encoding efflux RND transporter periplasmic adaptor subunit, whose amino-acid sequence MYPPTTTHDRGPTRAESGSRRGGAIVTAAEFLNRARRYRWPLAALVAALVITGYFAPAAISGPRVAVYVAARHDIVQTVVASGRVETPFRIDISSQIAGIVAEIPVDEGQFVTAGQPVIVLDDREEAANADQAGAAVAQAEAKLRQLRETVRPIAEETLTQTRATLLNAKQNAERVEALFGRGVVPRAQVDEARKSLDVAAAQLRAAELQAANLRPGGSDDAMAEAALRQANAALRTARVRLDHMVIRATRDGTLIERAVERGEVVQPGKTLMVLAPVGETRIVVQIDEKNLGLLAIGQKALASAEAFPLRSFSADLSYINPSIDAQRGAVAVRLRVPSPPPYLRQDMTISVDIEVARRAGALVVPADAVRDIAGAAPWVMAVVDGRATRRPVAIGARSVAMVEILDGLKAGDRVIPATRVDIAEGRRLRANPP is encoded by the coding sequence ATGTACCCGCCGACCACGACGCACGATAGAGGCCCCACACGGGCGGAATCGGGATCGCGCCGTGGAGGGGCGATTGTGACCGCTGCCGAGTTCCTCAACCGCGCGCGCCGTTACCGCTGGCCGCTCGCCGCCCTGGTCGCGGCTCTCGTGATCACGGGCTACTTCGCGCCGGCGGCGATCTCCGGACCACGGGTGGCGGTCTATGTCGCTGCGCGCCATGACATCGTCCAGACGGTGGTCGCCAGCGGCCGCGTCGAGACGCCGTTCCGCATCGACATCTCCAGTCAGATAGCCGGCATCGTGGCCGAGATTCCTGTCGACGAGGGTCAGTTCGTGACCGCGGGCCAGCCGGTGATCGTCCTCGACGATCGCGAGGAGGCCGCCAACGCGGACCAGGCCGGCGCCGCCGTCGCGCAGGCGGAGGCGAAGCTGCGCCAGTTGCGCGAGACGGTACGCCCGATCGCGGAGGAGACCCTCACGCAGACGCGCGCGACGCTTCTGAACGCGAAGCAGAACGCGGAGCGGGTAGAGGCGCTTTTCGGCCGGGGCGTCGTCCCGCGCGCCCAGGTCGACGAGGCCCGCAAGTCGCTCGACGTGGCGGCCGCGCAACTGCGCGCCGCCGAGCTTCAGGCCGCCAACCTCCGACCCGGCGGCAGCGACGACGCCATGGCCGAGGCAGCGTTGAGGCAGGCGAACGCGGCGCTGCGCACCGCCAGGGTGCGGCTCGACCACATGGTGATCCGCGCGACCCGCGACGGCACGCTGATCGAGCGCGCGGTCGAGCGCGGCGAGGTGGTGCAACCCGGAAAGACGCTGATGGTGCTGGCTCCGGTCGGGGAGACCCGCATCGTCGTCCAGATAGACGAGAAGAACCTCGGATTGCTCGCCATCGGCCAGAAGGCGCTGGCGTCGGCCGAGGCGTTTCCCCTACGGAGCTTCAGCGCCGACCTCAGCTACATCAATCCCTCGATCGACGCCCAGCGCGGCGCTGTGGCGGTGCGCCTGCGCGTCCCATCGCCCCCCCCGTACCTGCGCCAGGATATGACGATATCCGTCGACATAGAGGTGGCGCGGCGCGCCGGCGCGCTGGTGGTGCCGGCCGACGCGGTCCGCGACATCGCGGGCGCCGCCCCCTGGGTGATGGCGGTGGTCGACGGCCGCGCGACGCGGCGGCCCGTCGCGATCGGCGCGCGGTCGGTCGCCATGGTCGAGATTCTCGACGGACTCAAGGCCGGCGACCGCGTGATCCCGGCGACCCGGGTCGACATCGCCGAGGGAAGGCGCCTGCGCGCCAATCCGCCATGA